In Trichomycterus rosablanca isolate fTriRos1 chromosome 20, fTriRos1.hap1, whole genome shotgun sequence, one DNA window encodes the following:
- the LOC134334910 gene encoding matrix metalloproteinase-20-like → MGFFFAPTIAWAFLAAQCLSAPLLKFENVNATEHQHEDHQNDLILASQYLQRFFSFSTHPTARWKRSRPSFSSKLKDMQGFFGLNQTGSLNSETLAVIKTPRCGVSDVQEYSSNRANRWNKNVISYRIGKYTNDLPTNTVDFLIGSAFDVWARASPLRFVRSSSQQADIMVEFASKYHGDYYPFDGPRGTLAHAFDPGAGVGGDVHFDEDEQWTDGSKGFNLQLVAAHEFGHALGLRHSQSPESLMYPMYKYKHTQNLLSTEDIRNINALYGTSYYTPRLSWNWHNGFFFPSAVKDKCDPDLSFDSVTNVRKEIIFFKDRYLWIKNNNKNDTKEGPINKFLLKINSSIDAAYWVARRSTVYLFSGSRYWTVKGSQVTSREKKISNFGFPDWVNKIDAAVHIPKTAHTLFFTQNQYWRYNENQNAMEDSYPRNISEDFNGIKTPISAAVYKHGFLYFFVEADIYQYDVKLKKIVTVNKASSWLGC, encoded by the exons ATGGGATTCTTTTTTGCCCCAACTATTGCCTGGGCTTTTTTGGCTGCTCAGTGTCTCTCTGCACCTCTACTGAagtttgaaaatgtaaatgcaacagAGCATCAGCATGAAGACCACCAGAATGACCTGATTCTGGCATCT CAATACCTGCAGCGCTTTTTCAGTTTTTCAACACACCCAACGGCTCGATGGAAAAGAAGTCGTCCTTCTTTCTCCTCTAAACTAAAGGACATGCAAGGCTTTTTTGGACTTAATCAAACAGGCAGTCTAAACTCAGAGACACTGGCTGTGATAAAGACACCCAGGTGTGGTGTTTCTGATGTTCAGGAGTACAGCTCCAACCGAGCCAACAGATGGAACAAAAACGTCATCTCTTACAG AATTGGGAAGTATACCAATGACTTGCCCACAAACACAGTAGATTTCCTGATAGGTTCAGCTTTTGATGTGTGGGCAAGGGCCAGCCCTTTGAGGTTCGTCAGGTCATCATCTCAGCAGGCAGACATCATGGTGGAGTTTGCATCTAAAT ACCATGGTGACTACTATCCTTTTGATGGACCTAGAGGTACACTGGCTCATGCTTTTGACCCTGGAGCAGGCGTTGGAGGAGATGTTCATTTTGATGAAGATGAACAGTGGACAGACGGGTCCAAAG GATTTAACCTGCAATTAGTTGCAGCACATGAGTTTGGACATGCCCTGGGATTGCGGCATTCTCAGAGCCCTGAATCCCTCATGTATCCTatgtacaaatacaaacacactcaAAACCTGCTTTCCACTGAAGATATAAGAAACATCAATGCACTGTATG GAACATCTTATTACACCCCAAGACTGAGTTGGAATTGGCACAATGGCTTTTTCTTTCCTAGTGCAGTAAAGGATAAATGTGATCCTGATCTATCTTTTGATTCTGTAACTAATGTAAGAAAAGAGATTATTTTCTTCAAAGACAG GTATCTGTggattaaaaacaataacaaaaatgatACAAAGGAGGGTCCCATCAACAAATTcttgttaaaaataaattcaaGTATTGATGCTGCCTACTGGGTTGCCAGACGCTCCACTGTCTACCTGTTTAGCG GATCTAGGTACTGGACAGTAAAGGGCTCTCAGGTGACaagcagagagaaaaaaatcagCAACTTTGGATTCCCAGACTGGGTGAACAAAATAGATGCTGCAGTCCATATTCCCAAAACTGCACACACATTATTTTTTACTCAAAATCAGTACTGGAG ATACAATGAAAATCAAAATGCCATGGAAGACTCCTACCCACGCAACATTTCAGAAGATTTTAATGGCATCAAGACTCCCATAAGTGCAGCAGTGTATAAACATG gtttcctttatttttttgttgaagCTGACATCTACCAGTATGATGTAAAACTAAAGAAGATTGTTACAGTTAACAAAGCAAGTTCCTGGCTGGGATGTTAA